From Punica granatum isolate Tunisia-2019 chromosome 1, ASM765513v2, whole genome shotgun sequence:
TGCTATACCTTTTTCTAATGGGAACACAGAAGTTACACTTCTAGATAAGTTTTGGGGAGTTTAATTGGAAATTTTATGAGTcctttcatattatttttaaatagaaaattgTTGATGGTTGGTTTCAAGCAAGTGGTTCGGCGATTATTCTCTTTAAGTAAGATATTAGATTTATGTCTCGTGAATAAAGAAATCCTTGCCGAGAGCTTTGCTTCTTAGAGGATAGACCCTCTCGATCCTGAATTATTCAGAATAtttatctcaattatttttttcattaagaGTGAGATCACAGAGCCTTTTTAGTCTATTAgctaaaacaaattttcagtCAAGTATTAGCTTGACTTTGACCGCAAGATAACATCACACCACGCGTGAGGTGTTCTCCACGTAAATGGTTGAAAACTAATCCTCACTCGAACATTGGCTGAGTGGCATTTATAAGGTGTTTCGAGTGGATTTTAACTCCTGCAATTGCGAGTAAAGTCCTCTCAGTGACTTTTATGTAATTGTAAGTTAGCAGACTTCTATGAGCAGCAACACTCTCAAACCAACCGCGATAAGTCATCTATTTAAGTTTCTCTAACTCGATTTTTGGCACACCCTTAACCCAATAGGGTTGACAGCTTAatggttaaaatttttttagggAAGTTTCATATTTAAGTCACTTTAGAAACCGGTAGGAGAATACTCTCATTGGGCCACATGAACGGCTTGTGACTGTATTAACTTATTTCTTGCGCTTGTAGGTTATTCACGTGAACCGTGGAATTAGTAAGGCAAAACTCATACAcctttgttatatatatatatatataaagaatttTGATGTACCCactttaataaaataaatataaatataaaaaaggaaatgtaATGTATGTATATCTTTATCTAAAACAAGAAAAGCTCCAAAGAGAACAAAATAAACTTACTTGGACCAAGTTGataggaaaaatgaaaaggcatTTGAAAGCAAAAAGGATATCGGAGAATAACAGATTGAAGCCGTACCAAGGACTACGAGGTGTCTCTTTGTGTTAGAGAATCGTCATCGCGCAGCTTCTTTTCTGTCCTTTGCATGCAAACTCACACTCATCATTGTCACGTCATATTCAATGACCATTTACGTGGAATCTCTCATATTGGAATAACTTGCTCATATCTAAAACGAACAtcttcttccctttctttCCTTGGCATTTCCCGATCGAACACATAAAACGTAAATCACGATTTGATTATATAGCTCAAAAGTGCGGATGGATTTTGTCACAATCGTGACCACGCCAGCATCTCATCCAAAACCTAGCTACCTAACGTACCTTCCCTCCCCCCAAATTCTATATAAGCAATCCACCATGCAACCCAATCTCCTCACGCCAAAACCTAAAACTTACGACAAATCATACAAATACTTCCTCAAGCAAACCCTAGAGAGAACTAAAACCCTCCTTTCAATTCATACATTGTCTACAACAACCTTTTAACCTTTGGGAGTGACATACATCACACAGAGAGAATTTGAGTCCGCTGTAATGGAGAGAGTCAAGAGGATGGTGTCCGAGAAGCCGGTCGTGATATTCAGCAAGAGCTCATGCTGCATGTGCCACACCATCAAGACCCTATTCTCGGACTTCGGGGTGAACCCCAATGTCCATGAGCTAGACGAGATCCCAAGGGGGAAGGAGATCGAGCAGGCCTTGGCCAGGCTCGGTTGTAGCCCAGCTGTGCCGGCGGTGTTCATCGGTGGTGAGCTGGTGGGCGGGGCCAACGAGGTCATGAGCCTCCACCTCAATAGGT
This genomic window contains:
- the LOC116192067 gene encoding monothiol glutaredoxin-S4-like, with the protein product MERVKRMVSEKPVVIFSKSSCCMCHTIKTLFSDFGVNPNVHELDEIPRGKEIEQALARLGCSPAVPAVFIGGELVGGANEVMSLHLNRSLIPMLKSVGALWL